TTACAGTGAAGCATCTTAATAAAGATTTATTAATTTTTTTAACTATTTGAAGTAAACACTGAACCATAAAGGAGTTTTACACGTGAGTACAACAACAAATGAAATGATTAAAACACTTCTAAACGGAGAATGGAATGTAAGCGAGTCAAAAGCGACAGTAGATATTTATTCTCCTTCTAATAAAGAACTTGTCGGGAGCGTACCTTCCTTATCTCAGGAAGAATTAAATACTTCGATTGAAACAACAGCTAAGGCTCAAACTGAATGGGCTGAACGTTCTGTGCAAGAACGTGGAGAAATCCTTAATAAATGGGCTGATCTTCTAGAAGAACGAAAAGAAGAAATTGGTACAGCAATTATGAAAGAAGTTGCAAAAAACAAAAAATCTTCTGTTTCTGAAGTAGAGCGTACTGTAGACTATATCCGTCACACAGTCGAAGATGCTTATCGATTAAATGGTGAAGTGAAGCGCGGAGATGGCTTCAAAGGAGGCTCACGCTCTAAAGTTGGTTTAGCTGAAAAAGCACCGCTTGGAACAATCTTAGCTATTGGACCATTCAATTACCCAGTTAACCTTTCAGCTTCTAAAATTGCACCAGCCCTTGTTCAAGGTAATAGCGTTGTGTTTAAACCAGCCACTCAAGGTGCGATTAGCGGTATAAAAATGGTAGAAGCTCTAATTGATGCTGGCCTTCCTAAAGAACTTATAACCGTAGCAACAGGACGTGGCTCTGTGATCGGTGACTTCCTTGTTCAACACCCTAAAGTAGATATGATTTCTTTCACAGGTGGAACAGCTACAGGTCGTCACATCGCTCAACTATCCTCAATGGTACCTTTAGTACTTGAACTAGGCGGTAAGGACCCTGCGATTGTCCTTGAAGATGCAGACCTAGATAAAGCTGCAAAAGAGATTGTAGCCGGAGCATACAGTTACTCTGGTCAACGTTGTACAGCGATTAAACGTGTACTTGTTCAAGATGAAGTAGCTGATGAGCTAGTAGATCGTATCGCTCATAAAGTGAAGAGCCTGTCTGTAGGTATGCCAGAAGATAATAAAGATGTGACCCCTTTAATCGATGATAAGAGCGCTGATTACGTACAAAGTCTTATTGATGATGCGAAAGATCAAGGTGCGACAGTTATTTCTGGTGACACACGTGAAGGTAATCTTCTTCACCCAACTCTTCTTGATCATGTATCAACAGATATGCGTGTAGCATGGGAGGAACCATTTGGTCCTGTTCTTCCAATTATCCGCGTTTCTAGTCAGTCTGAAGCTATTCAAATCGCTAATGAATCTGAGTATGGTTTACAGGCGAGTATCTTTACGAAGAATATCGACAACGCGATGAGCATCGCTGATAAACTAGAAGTTGGAACAGTTCAGCTAAACGGTAAAACATCCCGTGGACCAGACCACTTCCCATTCTTAGGTGTGAAAGCCTCTGGTCTTGGTGTACAAGGCATCCGTGAGAGCCTTCTTTCCGTTGTACGTGACAAAGTTACTGTTATCAACATGTAATTCCATACTCCAAATGATGATAAATAAAAGCTCAGAGTTACCCTGTAACTCTGAGCTTTCTTTATATCCCTTTCTTACTTTCTTCTTTTTTCATTAACCTCAGAACATGATCTTTCGGGGTCCAGCAATCAAACTTCCACCTCGGATCTGTTTCGTAACCTAGACGCTTACAAAAACGTTTAACTCTCCCCTTTTCCTTAGCTACAGTAAAATGCACACATGTAGCACAACAATGAAAGTCTCTCACCGCTTCCACCTCCACTCGAATGTCTCCAGTGTAACACATAGACATCTGCCTATTTTCAGGTTTCCCATTAGAATAAAGACCCAAAAATCTCATCAGGCGCATATCATAATCAGGAAATAACAAGGAGGAGGAAGTAGTATGCATCATAACGGATATGCTTATCCTGTGCTTCCACAAGGGAACCACAATTTATACAGATCAGATGAAAGAATTTTTGTCGGAAGACGACCATTTGGATTCGGTCGCCCATTTTTTGGAGGACCTTTTGTCGGGGGACTTGTCGGAGGTCTCGTAGGTAGTGCGCTCTTTTCCCCATTTTATCGTCCATACCCATACTATCCACCGTATTACGGATATGGTTATGGCCCTGGCCCTTATTACGGGGGATATGGGGGATATGGAGGATATGGAGGATACGGTTACGGAGGTTACTAAACAGGGCACCACGGGTTAAGAATTAATTGAAGAAGGCTAAATCATGATAGATTTAGCCTTCTTTTTTCTATGACGGTCCACCCTCATACATATTCATAAAAAATGATACCGTTATCAGAGTTTGAATCTGGATACATGTGGAATAGTACCTCCGAACCTAAAAAAGTTTAGCAACATAATAAGGAGGAACCGATATGAATCGCGATAATTTAATGCAAGATGGCCCTCGCAAACAAGAACAACAACGCCAGCCAGGGTTTGAATCACAAATGAATCCTTCCCCCCTTCAAGCTGATGAAGACTATCAGAGTGGAAATAAATTAAAAGGTAAAGTGGCTCTCATAACAGGCGGAGATAGCGGGATTGGTCGATCTGTAGCTATTGGTTATGCAAAAGAAGGCGCCCATGTTGCTATTTCTTACTTAGATGAGCACGAGGATGCGGAAGAAACGAAGAAGAAAGTAGAAGCAGAAGGTACTAAAGCTTTGCTACTACCTGGAGATGTTGGGGATGATGCTACATGTCGTGATATTGTAGCCAAAACGGTCGATACTTTTGGTCAACTTGATATTTTAGTAAATAATGCAGCTGAACAACATCCAAAAGATAACATTGAAGATATTTCAGTAGAACAATTAGAAAGTACATTTAAGACCAATATCTTTTCTATGTTCCATATGGTAAAAGCAGCTCTGCCACACTTAAAACAAGGGAGCGCTATTATTAATACTGCTTCTATAAATCCGTATACAGGGAACGCTGAGCTTGTTGATTATACAGCCACAAAAGGAGCTGTTGTAGCATTTACTCGCTCCATGGCTCAACAACTTGTCAACCGTGGCATACGCGTTAATGGAGTTGCACCAGGTCCAATTTGGACGCCTCTTATACCAGCCACTTTCCCTGAAGAAGAAGTAGATCAGTTTGGCACCAATACCTTAATGGGCCGTCCCGGGCAACCTGTTGAGCATGTAGGAAGCTACGTCCTTCTAGCTTCTGATGACTCATCTTATATGACTGGTCAATTTATTCATGTTAACGGAGGTTTGTTTACCTCAAGCTAATATAATATAAAAAATCCTCACCTCTTTAGTTAGGAGGGAGGATTTTTTATATTATAGGTTAACGACACTTAATTCAAATGAGATAAGTTCCTTTAGAACAGGGTGACATTTAAGACGAACCACCCAATAATAAACGTTTGAATGATAAACTTCGCCAAAGTACCTCCGAGAAATCCAATAATAGCTCCCTTAGAGGATTGAAGCGCTTCTTGTAAATCTTCTTTTTGAATATACTCAGTAATAAAAACGAATACAAATGGCACAAGAATGACGCCAAACGGAGGGAATATAAAGGAACCGATAATCACACCAATAGCTGCCATTCGTTCTCCCCATTTTGTCCCTCCGTAATGTTTGACCGCTTTACTGTTAATGATAATATCTGAAATGAGGAGCACCACGGTTAATACCCCCATCGTTATCCAATACCAGATACCTAGTTCATTGCTATTTATTGCAAATTGATAAACCAGCACACTAATCCATAAAAATAGTGGACTCGGCAATACAGGGTAAAGTAACCCCACATAACTAAAAATAAAACTAATGACAATAATAAGCCACCAAATAATATCCATATGCACACTCCTGTCTATTAGAAATCTTGTTCCATAAAAACATAAAGAATCTCTTAGATTTTATCGAACAAGTTCCACTTGTACCCATTTTTTCAAACCATTAATCATCCAGACCTCATCTGCACGTTTCAAATCTTCCATATAGAGAGTCTGGGTACCAATCATGCCTTCTTCTAATAAATATTCCCGATAAGTACCAGCTAGTAATCCACTTTCAACAGGGGGAGTGACGTATTCACCATCTATAAAGAGCACGAGATTGCCGATTAGAAATTCAGTCAACTCCCCTTTTGTGTTCCATAGAAGAACAGAGAAAAAGTCTTGATCCTTATGCTTATTGTACATACTTCTGTGAGTTGTTTTATGATAAAGGAACGGATCTTCCTCATTAATAGACGAGCTAGCTAGCTTACACTTCATCACCGCTTCAATAACCTCTTCCTGAACAGCCTCTGCTGTTATATCCCCAGCATCACTGACTAAAAGCCTTACCTTATAAAGCCCCCGCCCATTAAACTCCTTAATTTCTGCAAGTTTTTCAGAGACCTCTCTTTCGGGCCAAGGGTATTGAAAATAGATCGCACTATCTTTCATTCGCTTCAGATGGTGGTCCATCAAAAAATACTCTCCCTCTTCTAACCGAATGGTTTCGAGCAGTTGAAAGGAAGGCCGCTTCTCTGTTAACAATTTTGCTTTCACCCAGAGTTCGTCAAATTCCCCTTTTGAAGTAGACTCCCAAGTAATTCCGCCACCAGCGCCATATGTAGCTGTCCCCTCTTCACGATCGATCCAAACCGTGCGGATTGGGACGTTAAAAATGGCTTCCCGTTCAGGCGTGAACATTCCAATAGCTCCGCAATATACGTCTCTTGGTGATTGTTCTAGAGCTGAGATGTAATCCATCGTACGAATCTTAGGGGCTCCTGTAATGGAACCACACGGAAACAGAGCACGGAATATTTCAAAGAAAGGTAAATCGCGAGGCACCTCCCCTTG
The nucleotide sequence above comes from Pontibacillus chungwhensis. Encoded proteins:
- a CDS encoding NADP-dependent glyceraldehyde-3-phosphate dehydrogenase encodes the protein MIKTLLNGEWNVSESKATVDIYSPSNKELVGSVPSLSQEELNTSIETTAKAQTEWAERSVQERGEILNKWADLLEERKEEIGTAIMKEVAKNKKSSVSEVERTVDYIRHTVEDAYRLNGEVKRGDGFKGGSRSKVGLAEKAPLGTILAIGPFNYPVNLSASKIAPALVQGNSVVFKPATQGAISGIKMVEALIDAGLPKELITVATGRGSVIGDFLVQHPKVDMISFTGGTATGRHIAQLSSMVPLVLELGGKDPAIVLEDADLDKAAKEIVAGAYSYSGQRCTAIKRVLVQDEVADELVDRIAHKVKSLSVGMPEDNKDVTPLIDDKSADYVQSLIDDAKDQGATVISGDTREGNLLHPTLLDHVSTDMRVAWEEPFGPVLPIIRVSSQSEAIQIANESEYGLQASIFTKNIDNAMSIADKLEVGTVQLNGKTSRGPDHFPFLGVKASGLGVQGIRESLLSVVRDKVTVINM
- a CDS encoding SDR family oxidoreductase; the encoded protein is MNRDNLMQDGPRKQEQQRQPGFESQMNPSPLQADEDYQSGNKLKGKVALITGGDSGIGRSVAIGYAKEGAHVAISYLDEHEDAEETKKKVEAEGTKALLLPGDVGDDATCRDIVAKTVDTFGQLDILVNNAAEQHPKDNIEDISVEQLESTFKTNIFSMFHMVKAALPHLKQGSAIINTASINPYTGNAELVDYTATKGAVVAFTRSMAQQLVNRGIRVNGVAPGPIWTPLIPATFPEEEVDQFGTNTLMGRPGQPVEHVGSYVLLASDDSSYMTGQFIHVNGGLFTSS
- a CDS encoding DUF456 domain-containing protein, with the translated sequence MDIIWWLIIVISFIFSYVGLLYPVLPSPLFLWISVLVYQFAINSNELGIWYWITMGVLTVVLLISDIIINSKAVKHYGGTKWGERMAAIGVIIGSFIFPPFGVILVPFVFVFITEYIQKEDLQEALQSSKGAIIGFLGGTLAKFIIQTFIIGWFVLNVTLF
- the pabB gene encoding aminodeoxychorismate synthase component I — encoded protein: MINLQFDFENKEGVVTPSVFTEPESVIEAHTIEEIEAAFCRIEEAIEKGKYVAGYMSYEAAPAFDKRFKVSLNSEMPLLMMGVFSKKSEVPLESGSLQYNVAEWKLQSDYEEYQRGIRTIHEAIEKGDTYQVNYTARLKSQFNGDDLALYHVLAKNQQSSYSAYLQFDRYSILSASPELFFRKDNEHITTKPMKGTIKRGKTMAEDHQLKRTLSQSEKDRSENVMIVDLLRNDLGRIATPGTVKVPRLFDVETYPTVHQMTSTIQGEVPRDLPFFEIFRALFPCGSITGAPKIRTMDYISALEQSPRDVYCGAIGMFTPEREAIFNVPIRTVWIDREEGTATYGAGGGITWESTSKGEFDELWVKAKLLTEKRPSFQLLETIRLEEGEYFLMDHHLKRMKDSAIYFQYPWPEREVSEKLAEIKEFNGRGLYKVRLLVSDAGDITAEAVQEEVIEAVMKCKLASSSINEEDPFLYHKTTHRSMYNKHKDQDFFSVLLWNTKGELTEFLIGNLVLFIDGEYVTPPVESGLLAGTYREYLLEEGMIGTQTLYMEDLKRADEVWMINGLKKWVQVELVR